One genomic window of Solanum stenotomum isolate F172 chromosome 9, ASM1918654v1, whole genome shotgun sequence includes the following:
- the LOC125876425 gene encoding probable chlorophyll(ide) b reductase NYC1, chloroplastic: MDMVAKVHVSTLDCHRLLPTGNVFRPLIGRRRVVVQPCRSFKSEDVGPAEYVKVNKFVGAIRSAVWSCSKPSLRTENRLREAMEMLEERLFSLALYVGRYIITMMSTGVVMFVGFQLSGGDSQMNELIWYSWLGGIIIGTMIGSNLVLDEVARAGPRNVLITGSTRGLGKALAREFLLSGDRVTVTSRSPVSVGLTIEELEENLKQALNAATGSARKKLAHAKVVGIACDVSDPVDVKKLGKFAADELGYIDIWVNNAGTNKGFRPLLEFTNNDIQEIVSTNLIGSILCTKEAIQIMETQNKGGHVFNMDGAGSGGSSTPLTAVYGSTKCGLRQLQSSLLKECKRSKVGVHTASPGMVLTDLLLSGSTIQNRQMFNIICEHPETVARTLVPRMRVVKGSGRAINYLTPPRILIALVTAWLRRGRWFDDQGRALYAAEADRLRNWAESRTRFSFTDAMEMYTENTWVSVFSLSVVCAFIILSSTGST, encoded by the exons atggacATGGTGGCGAAGGTACACGTGTCAACGCTAGACTGCCACCGCCTTCTACCGACCGGTAATGTTTTCCGGCCTTTGATTGGACGGCGTAGAGTTGTTGTACAACCTTGCAGGAGCTTTAAGTCTGAGGATGTGGGCCCGGCTGAATATGTGAAGGTGAACAAATTTGTTGGAGCTATTAGGTCTGCTGTATGGAGTTGTTCAAAGCCAAGTTTGAGAACTGAAAATAGGCTTAGAGAAGCTATGGAGATGTTGGAGGAGAGATTATTCTCG TTGGCTTTATATGTTGGAAGATATATTATAACAATGATGAGCACAGGTGTTGTCATGTTCGTTGGGTTTCAGTTGTCAG GTGGAGATAGCCAGATGAATGAATTGATATGGTACAGCTGGCTTGGAGGAATTATTATCGGCACTATGATAGGATCCAATTTGGTTTTGGATGAAGTTGCTCGAGCTGGCCCCCGTAATGTCCTTATAACAGGAAG TACAAGGGGACTAGGGAAAGCTCTTGCGCGCGAATTCTTACTTTCTGGAGACCGAGTCACTGTTACCTCTCGCAG CCCTGTGTCTGTCGGTTTGACTATCGAGGAACTTGAGGAAAATCTGAAGCAAGCTTTGAATGCTGCCACTGGGTCTGCTAGAAAAAAGCTGGCACATGCAAAAGTGGTTGGTATCGCTTGTGATGTCTCTGACCCTGTTGATGTTAAAAAACTGGGCAAGTTTGCTGCAGATGAACTTGGTTATATTGACATTTGG GTAAACAATGCTGGGACAAACAAAGGCTTTCGACCCTTGCTGGAGTTTACCAACAATGATATTCAAGAG ATTGTCTCCACAAACCTGATTGGTTCTATACTATGCACTAAAGAAGCCATCCAAATCATGGAAACCCAAAACAAAGGTGGACATGTCTTTAACATGGATGGTGCAGGTTCTGGAGGATCTAGCACCCCTCTAACAGCTGT CTATGGGTCTACAAAATGTGGTCTCCGGCAGCTTCAATCATCCCTACTGAAGGAGTGCAAGCGGTCAAAAGTTGGAGTGCATACGGCCTCTCCAGGCATGGTCCTAACCGACCTACTTCTGAG TGGATCAACTATCCAAAATAGGCAGATGTTTAACATCATTTGCGAACATCCAGAGACAGTTGCTAGAACACTAGTGCCAAGGATGCGGGTTGTAAAAGGAAGTGGAAGAGCCATCAATTATTTGACTCCACCAAGGATCTTAATTGCCTTAGTAACCGCATGGTTGAGACGGGGCCGATGGTTTGATGATCAG GGAAGAGCACTGTATGCTGCAGAGGCGGATCGACTCCGTAACTGGGCTGAAAGTCGGACACGTTTTTCATTCACAGATGCGATGGAGATGTACACTGAGAATACTTGGGTGTCGGTGTTCTCACTCTCTGTAGTTTGTGCATTCATCATATTATCTAGCACAGGTAGTACATAG